One window of the Tissierella sp. genome contains the following:
- a CDS encoding DUF177 domain-containing protein, protein MKIDLSSFLDEPNESFHFEGNLEIKRLDLGGRDIVIVDPIQYEGEIFNVDGEKTVDIRIAFTYSEVCNRCLAPTINKIKTILSGKLIKGKEEIQFEDEGYEEILYYDTDFFDPKEYVLNQVVLSLPMKSLCSSDCKGLCPKCGADLNNTVCDCIHENIDPRLEKLKNLFPKN, encoded by the coding sequence ATGAAAATTGATTTATCGAGTTTTCTTGATGAACCCAATGAATCCTTCCATTTTGAAGGGAATCTAGAAATTAAAAGATTAGATTTAGGTGGAAGAGATATTGTAATAGTTGATCCGATACAATATGAAGGTGAAATCTTTAATGTAGATGGAGAAAAAACTGTAGATATTAGGATTGCTTTTACTTATAGTGAAGTATGCAATAGATGCCTTGCACCTACTATCAATAAAATTAAAACTATTTTGTCTGGAAAGCTTATAAAGGGAAAAGAAGAAATACAATTCGAGGATGAAGGTTATGAAGAAATACTTTATTATGATACTGATTTCTTTGATCCGAAGGAGTATGTGCTAAACCAAGTAGTTCTTTCTTTACCTATGAAATCCTTGTGTAGTTCTGATTGCAAGGGATTATGTCCTAAATGTGGAGCAGATTTAAATAATACAGTATGTGATTGTATTCATGAAAATATTGATCCTAGACTTGAAAAATTAAAGAATCTTTTTCCTAAGAATTAA
- a CDS encoding acetate kinase has product MKILVINCGSSSLKYQLIDMDGEVVLCKGLVERIGIEGSKIKHDTTGKERVIIEEPMSNHKVALGLVLNAVIDENHGAIKSMDEIGAVGHRVVHGGETFASSVIIDDKVMKVLEECVELAPLHNPPNITGIEACQELMPNTPMVGVFDTAFHQTMEPDNYIYPIPYEFYEKYKIRRYGFHGTSHKYVANRAAEMLGKDIKDLNIITCHLGNGSSVCAVEGGKSMDTSMGFTPLEGLAMGTRSGDIDPAIIPFIMDKEDMTFDEVNNMLNKKSGVLGISGHSSDFRDLEIAMNEGDTRSKLALDVFVNRVKKYVGAYVATLCRVDALVFTAGIGENSGYIRERICEGLECLGIKIDSELNDVRGEEAQLNKDLTGVTIMVIPTNEELMIARDTLSLVSK; this is encoded by the coding sequence ATGAAAATTCTTGTAATTAACTGTGGAAGTTCTTCATTAAAATATCAACTTATAGATATGGATGGAGAAGTTGTACTATGTAAAGGTCTAGTAGAAAGGATAGGAATTGAAGGTTCTAAAATCAAGCATGATACTACTGGCAAAGAAAGAGTTATAATAGAAGAACCTATGTCTAATCATAAAGTTGCATTAGGATTAGTATTGAATGCAGTAATTGATGAAAATCATGGTGCTATTAAATCCATGGATGAAATAGGAGCCGTAGGTCATAGAGTTGTACATGGTGGAGAAACTTTTGCTTCATCAGTTATTATTGATGATAAGGTTATGAAAGTTTTAGAGGAATGTGTGGAGTTAGCACCATTACATAATCCTCCTAACATCACTGGAATAGAAGCTTGTCAAGAATTAATGCCAAATACACCAATGGTTGGAGTATTTGATACTGCGTTCCATCAAACTATGGAACCGGATAACTATATTTACCCAATACCATATGAGTTTTATGAAAAATATAAAATTAGAAGATACGGTTTCCATGGAACTTCTCATAAATATGTAGCAAATAGGGCTGCAGAAATGCTAGGTAAAGATATTAAAGACTTGAACATAATTACATGTCATTTAGGTAATGGTTCAAGTGTATGTGCAGTAGAAGGTGGAAAATCCATGGACACTAGTATGGGTTTCACGCCATTAGAAGGATTAGCAATGGGAACTAGATCTGGAGATATAGATCCAGCTATAATACCATTTATAATGGATAAAGAAGATATGACATTTGATGAAGTTAATAATATGCTAAATAAAAAATCAGGAGTATTAGGTATTTCAGGTCATAGTAGCGATTTTAGAGACTTAGAAATAGCAATGAACGAAGGAGATACAAGATCTAAGCTAGCTCTAGATGTATTTGTGAATAGAGTTAAGAAATATGTTGGTGCATATGTTGCAACTCTGTGTAGAGTTGATGCTTTAGTATTTACAGCAGGAATTGGTGAAAATTCAGGCTATATTAGAGAAAGAATTTGTGAAGGATTAGAGTGTTTAGGAATTAAAATAGATTCTGAGTTAAATGATGTAAGAGGAGAAGAGGCTCAACTTAATAAAGATTTAACTGGAGTTACGATAATGGTGATTCCTACAAATGAGGAATTGATGATAGCTAGAGATACTTTATCTTTAGTATCAAAATAA
- a CDS encoding nucleotidyltransferase, with the protein MTILGLITEYNPFHYGHLYHLEQSKINTNADFSIAIMSGSFLQRGEPSFIDKWTKAKMAINNGVDLVLELPFVFSSQSAENFAYGGVKLMDSLNIVDYLSFGSEVGELEPLLQISNILSNEPVSYKEMLRNNLSTGLSYSVSRSNAIEEYTNTFSTDSQFDYKEILSKSNNILGIEYLKAINKTNSKIKPITIKRSGSSYNDLDLSNGHASATGIRNIVKKKGLNSIKSLVPIETYNCLEEYLCKYNNFNYLENYNQILLYLILSTEKEKLEGLIDIENGLENRIKDQGVKSNNIKEIINSIVTKRYPRTRIQRLFVHLLNNLYKDNFEQLYKSYPSYIRVLGANKNGVLLLKKIKENSTLPIITKFADYKHLDNKELEDILIYDKKATDLFFLGLNHPTLLSNMDYLISPYIK; encoded by the coding sequence ATGACAATCTTAGGACTTATAACTGAGTATAATCCATTTCATTATGGTCACCTATACCATCTAGAACAATCTAAAATAAATACCAATGCTGATTTCTCTATTGCAATAATGAGTGGTTCATTTTTACAAAGAGGAGAACCTTCTTTTATAGATAAATGGACGAAAGCAAAGATGGCAATAAATAATGGTGTTGATTTGGTATTAGAATTGCCATTTGTCTTTTCATCCCAAAGTGCTGAAAATTTTGCCTATGGTGGAGTAAAATTAATGGATAGTTTAAATATTGTTGACTACTTATCATTTGGTAGCGAAGTTGGAGAACTTGAACCCTTACTTCAAATATCTAATATCCTATCTAATGAACCAGTATCTTATAAAGAAATGCTGAGAAATAATTTATCTACAGGTTTATCATATTCAGTATCAAGAAGCAACGCTATAGAAGAATATACGAATACATTCTCTACTGATAGTCAGTTTGATTATAAAGAAATCTTAAGCAAATCAAATAATATACTTGGAATAGAATATTTAAAAGCTATAAATAAAACCAATTCTAAAATAAAGCCAATTACAATAAAACGATCTGGTAGTTCTTATAATGATCTTGACTTATCTAATGGCCATGCAAGTGCAACTGGAATTAGAAATATAGTGAAAAAAAAAGGACTTAATTCTATTAAATCTCTGGTTCCAATAGAAACATATAATTGTTTAGAAGAATATTTATGCAAATATAATAATTTTAACTACTTGGAAAATTATAATCAGATATTGCTTTATTTAATCCTCTCAACGGAAAAAGAAAAACTTGAAGGCCTAATAGATATTGAAAATGGGCTGGAAAACAGAATAAAAGATCAAGGAGTTAAATCTAATAATATCAAAGAGATAATAAATAGTATTGTAACTAAAAGATATCCAAGAACTCGTATTCAAAGATTATTTGTCCATTTACTAAATAACCTATATAAAGATAATTTCGAACAATTATATAAATCTTATCCTTCATATATTCGGGTTTTGGGTGCTAATAAAAATGGAGTATTATTATTAAAAAAGATAAAAGAAAACTCTACACTACCTATTATAACTAAATTTGCTGATTATAAACATCTTGACAATAAAGAACTTGAAGATATTTTAATTTACGACAAAAAGGCAACTGACCTTTTTTTCTTAGGTCTAAATCATCCAACACTTTTGTCAAATATGGATTATTTGATTTCACCTTATATAAAATAA
- the ylbJ gene encoding sporulation integral membrane protein YlbJ: MKNNKNIRRVISKILLALFIIVVLIGILSNPMLSLNSATSGLSLWFNIVIPSLLPFFIISELLIDLGFVNLIGRLLHPIMKPLFNVPGEGAFPLAMSILSGYPVGSKITSRLREKNLITKEEGTRLICFTSTSGPLFMLGAVSIGMLKDPSLAPMIIIPHYLSILILGFIFRFYKPNKTRKNHTLKNHTKNNIFEEMQDFFSTWIRTNKSLGSMITKSVKESMDTILLIGGLLIFYSVLIEVLLNFSFINSILIHLINRFSLNINIIKGLISGFFEVTTGCKNIALTNINLISKILIINFLIGWGGVSVHSQAISFINNTDINSKLYIISKFFHGILSSLFGYIIYILKYKNYTQTTFLETIYIPKQFVLNDWIYVLTNSTKLVLSINLYVFILSIFIFLLHRKFGKELS; the protein is encoded by the coding sequence ATGAAAAACAATAAAAATATAAGAAGAGTTATATCCAAAATATTATTAGCTTTATTTATTATAGTAGTATTAATAGGTATTTTATCTAATCCTATGCTCTCTTTAAATAGTGCTACATCAGGATTATCTTTATGGTTTAATATTGTCATACCTTCATTGTTGCCATTTTTTATAATCTCTGAATTGCTTATAGATTTAGGTTTTGTTAATCTTATCGGAAGACTTCTCCACCCCATTATGAAACCACTATTCAATGTACCTGGCGAAGGTGCTTTCCCCTTAGCCATGTCTATATTGTCAGGTTACCCTGTAGGTTCTAAAATAACATCTAGACTTAGAGAAAAAAACTTAATCACAAAAGAAGAAGGTACTAGATTGATATGTTTTACTAGTACCTCCGGACCTCTTTTTATGTTAGGAGCTGTTAGTATTGGAATGCTAAAGGATCCATCACTTGCGCCTATGATAATAATTCCACACTATCTTAGTATATTAATATTAGGTTTTATATTTAGGTTTTATAAACCAAATAAAACAAGAAAAAATCATACTCTAAAAAATCATACTAAAAATAATATATTTGAAGAAATGCAAGATTTCTTCAGTACATGGATTAGGACAAATAAATCTTTGGGTTCTATGATAACAAAATCAGTCAAAGAAAGTATGGATACAATATTATTGATTGGTGGTTTACTAATATTTTATTCAGTCCTAATTGAAGTTCTACTTAATTTCAGTTTTATTAATAGTATTTTGATTCATTTAATTAATAGATTCTCCTTAAACATAAATATAATAAAAGGATTAATCTCAGGTTTTTTTGAAGTAACCACAGGATGCAAAAACATAGCATTAACCAATATCAATTTAATCAGCAAAATCCTGATTATTAATTTTCTAATTGGATGGGGTGGAGTATCTGTACATAGTCAAGCAATTAGTTTTATTAATAATACTGATATAAATAGTAAATTATATATAATATCTAAGTTCTTTCATGGAATCTTATCCTCATTATTCGGATATATAATATATATATTAAAATATAAGAATTACACCCAAACAACTTTCTTAGAAACTATTTATATCCCGAAGCAATTTGTGTTAAATGATTGGATTTATGTATTAACAAATTCAACAAAACTTGTACTAAGTATAAATCTTTATGTATTTATACTATCAATATTTATTTTCTTACTACATAGGAAGTTTGGAAAAGAACTTAGTTAG
- a CDS encoding ATPase: protein MEVLRLIDEIEDIVEAGTSLPFSGKVMVDKFEVLEIVKEIRIKLPDEIKQAAWIKEERQRILAEAQKDADTLLQETESRLEELVDQEEITKKANSRAEEIISKAQSNAKDIRLGAMEYADTLMQETQENLKELIQLLNDNRKELRGSN from the coding sequence ATGGAAGTTTTAAGACTAATTGATGAAATTGAGGACATTGTAGAGGCAGGTACAAGCTTACCGTTTTCTGGTAAGGTTATGGTGGATAAGTTTGAAGTTTTAGAGATTGTAAAGGAAATTAGAATTAAACTACCTGACGAAATTAAACAAGCTGCTTGGATTAAAGAAGAGAGACAGAGAATTTTAGCAGAAGCTCAAAAAGATGCAGATACTTTGTTACAAGAGACAGAATCAAGATTAGAAGAACTAGTTGATCAAGAGGAAATCACAAAGAAGGCAAACTCAAGGGCAGAAGAAATTATTTCAAAGGCTCAAAGTAATGCTAAGGACATTAGATTGGGAGCCATGGAATATGCAGATACCTTAATGCAGGAAACCCAAGAAAATTTAAAAGAATTAATCCAATTATTAAATGACAATAGAAAGGAACTTAGGGGTTCTAACTAA
- the coaD gene encoding pantetheine-phosphate adenylyltransferase — MKAVYPGSFDPVTYGHLDIIERASRKVEHLIVAILNNPSKNNVFSIEERTHFLREVTKEFPNVEIDSFTGLLTDYAAYKGCTTMIRGLRAVSDFEYEMQMALVNKKINNEIETLFMVSDSKHAFLSSSIVREVAMFGGEVSYFVPEIVEQALKNKFRGGR, encoded by the coding sequence ATGAAAGCTGTTTATCCAGGAAGCTTTGACCCAGTAACATATGGGCATTTAGATATTATAGAAAGGGCTTCAAGGAAAGTAGAACATTTGATAGTTGCAATTTTAAACAATCCATCAAAGAATAATGTATTTTCTATAGAAGAAAGAACTCACTTTCTAAGAGAAGTAACTAAAGAATTTCCTAATGTTGAGATAGATTCTTTTACAGGATTGTTAACTGATTATGCTGCATATAAAGGATGTACTACAATGATTAGAGGTCTTAGAGCCGTTTCAGATTTTGAGTATGAAATGCAAATGGCTTTAGTAAATAAAAAAATCAATAATGAGATAGAGACTCTTTTTATGGTATCTGATAGTAAACACGCTTTTCTAAGTTCAAGTATAGTTAGAGAAGTAGCCATGTTTGGTGGAGAAGTATCTTATTTTGTTCCTGAAATAGTAGAACAAGCTTTGAAGAATAAATTTAGAGGGGGCCGCTAA
- the rsmD gene encoding 16S rRNA (guanine(966)-N(2))-methyltransferase RsmD produces MRVIAGLRKGHKLIAPKGKSVRPTEDKIKESLFNILGYIDDDSIVLDAFGGSGSIGIEFLSRGAKLCYFVDNYSESIDIIKENLKHTKLLDQSIIMKIDIFLAIKSFNANKLKFDYIYLDPPFRQENLLITLLDLIDSESILEEDGMIIIEHESELDLENNINRFIKYDYRKYGSKSLSFYKISN; encoded by the coding sequence TTGAGAGTTATAGCTGGTTTAAGGAAAGGACACAAATTAATCGCACCAAAAGGTAAGTCTGTTAGACCTACTGAAGATAAGATTAAAGAATCTTTATTTAATATTTTAGGATATATTGACGATGATAGTATAGTACTAGATGCATTTGGAGGTTCTGGTTCTATTGGAATTGAATTTCTTAGTAGAGGTGCTAAACTATGTTACTTTGTTGATAACTATAGTGAGAGTATTGATATTATAAAAGAAAATTTAAAGCATACTAAATTACTTGATCAAAGTATTATTATGAAAATTGACATATTTTTAGCTATAAAGTCTTTTAATGCAAATAAACTAAAGTTTGATTATATATATTTGGACCCTCCATTTAGACAAGAAAATCTTCTTATTACATTATTAGATTTAATAGATTCAGAGAGCATCTTAGAAGAAGATGGTATGATAATAATTGAGCACGAAAGTGAATTGGACTTAGAAAACAATATAAACAGATTTATAAAATATGATTATAGAAAGTATGGTAGCAAGTCATTATCATTTTATAAAATAAGCAATTAA
- the recG gene encoding ATP-dependent DNA helicase RecG has protein sequence MDSLSMNIQYIKGVGPKKAYKLKRLNINTIEDLLYFIPREYDDRSNFMSILECKIGEKASLQIEVIGPGSIIRPRKNLSILKVPVKDNSRTAYLVWFNQEYLKDKFQIGEKLIVNGKINKIGKEIQIMNPIVEKVNAMEKIGRIMPVYPLTEGLTNNEITKIISFAINEYLDLVNEFLPLDIIERYSLLGIKEAIMNIHFPSNKSLIEKSRKRLSFQELFTLQMGLFIIKNKNYSSNSGIKFKRTSEVNVFIDKLPFKLTNAQNNVIREIEEDMEKDTQMSRLVQGDVGSGKTVVGVIAMYKSVLSGYQAVMMAPTEILARQHFESISKLFSDYNIKCELLVGSIPIKKKEEILYNLKEGFIDILIGTHAIIQENVEFYRLGLAITDEQHRFGVKQRAVLAQKGNYPDVVVMTATPIPRTLALILYGDLDISIIDELPPGRKEIETYAVGPEMIDRINKFVRKQIEEGRQAYIVCPLIEESETLTIKSAEEIYENLKNNIFEDFNIALLHGKMSSKEKDQVMEGFKDNKVDILVSTTVIEVGVNVPNSNIMVIYNAERFGLAQLHQLRGRVGRGKYQSYCILINESNNPIARERMRILQSSTDGFKISEKDLELRGPGEFFGTKQHGLPELKVANLITDMSILKIAQKEAIIILNNDSNLIDEKYKNLKNEIQKKFINSQENLTFN, from the coding sequence ATGGATTCCCTATCTATGAATATTCAGTACATAAAAGGGGTAGGACCCAAAAAAGCATACAAGTTAAAACGACTAAATATCAACACCATTGAAGATTTATTATACTTTATTCCTAGAGAATATGATGATAGGTCAAATTTTATGAGTATATTAGAGTGTAAGATTGGTGAGAAGGCAAGCTTACAGATTGAAGTCATTGGTCCTGGAAGTATTATTAGACCTAGGAAGAACCTTTCTATTTTAAAAGTTCCTGTAAAGGATAATTCTAGGACAGCGTATTTAGTATGGTTTAATCAAGAGTATTTAAAGGACAAGTTTCAAATTGGAGAAAAACTTATTGTAAATGGTAAGATAAATAAAATAGGTAAAGAAATTCAGATAATGAATCCAATTGTAGAGAAGGTAAATGCAATGGAAAAGATAGGAAGGATTATGCCAGTCTACCCATTAACTGAAGGACTAACAAATAATGAAATCACAAAAATAATTAGCTTTGCAATTAATGAATATCTTGATTTAGTCAATGAATTTCTACCTTTAGATATAATAGAAAGATATAGTCTCCTGGGTATTAAGGAAGCAATTATGAATATTCATTTTCCTTCTAATAAATCATTAATAGAGAAATCTAGAAAAAGACTTTCTTTTCAAGAATTATTTACACTTCAAATGGGACTTTTTATTATTAAGAATAAGAACTATAGTAGTAATAGTGGAATAAAATTTAAAAGAACTTCAGAAGTTAATGTGTTTATTGATAAATTACCATTTAAACTTACAAATGCACAAAATAATGTAATTAGAGAAATTGAAGAGGATATGGAAAAAGATACACAGATGAGTAGATTGGTACAGGGAGATGTAGGTTCAGGGAAGACAGTTGTAGGAGTCATTGCAATGTATAAATCAGTTTTATCAGGCTATCAAGCTGTAATGATGGCTCCTACTGAAATATTAGCTAGGCAACATTTTGAATCTATTAGCAAATTATTTTCAGACTACAATATTAAATGTGAACTTCTTGTGGGAAGTATTCCTATCAAGAAAAAAGAGGAGATTCTATATAATCTAAAAGAAGGATTTATAGATATATTAATTGGTACACATGCTATTATACAAGAAAATGTGGAATTTTATAGATTAGGTTTGGCTATTACAGATGAACAACATAGATTTGGGGTAAAGCAAAGAGCGGTACTGGCTCAAAAGGGAAATTATCCTGATGTAGTAGTAATGACAGCAACACCTATTCCACGGACACTAGCTTTAATTTTATATGGTGACCTAGATATTTCTATAATTGATGAATTACCTCCAGGTAGAAAAGAAATTGAAACTTATGCTGTTGGACCTGAAATGATAGATAGAATTAATAAATTTGTAAGGAAACAAATAGAAGAAGGGAGACAAGCATATATTGTATGTCCATTAATTGAAGAAAGTGAAACACTTACTATTAAATCAGCTGAAGAGATATATGAAAATCTAAAAAATAATATTTTCGAAGATTTTAATATTGCTTTATTACATGGTAAAATGAGTTCTAAAGAGAAGGATCAAGTTATGGAGGGATTTAAAGATAATAAAGTTGATATACTAGTATCTACTACAGTTATAGAAGTAGGAGTTAATGTTCCGAATTCAAATATTATGGTTATTTATAATGCTGAAAGATTTGGTTTGGCACAATTACACCAGCTTCGTGGAAGGGTCGGTAGGGGAAAATATCAATCATATTGTATTCTTATTAATGAAAGTAATAATCCGATTGCTAGAGAGCGAATGAGGATATTACAAAGTTCTACTGATGGGTTTAAGATTTCTGAAAAGGACCTAGAGTTAAGAGGACCAGGAGAATTTTTTGGCACTAAACAGCATGGATTACCTGAACTCAAGGTGGCAAATCTAATTACAGATATGAGCATTTTAAAGATTGCACAAAAAGAAGCTATTATAATACTAAATAATGATTCGAATCTAATAGATGAAAAATATAAAAATCTAAAGAATGAAATTCAAAAAAAATTCATAAATTCACAGGAAAATTTGACTTTTAATTAA
- a CDS encoding DAK2 domain-containing protein, whose protein sequence is MKIEILDGAMLKKALIGAAKFLEDNKEEVNSLNVFPVPDGDTGTNMSLTVNSAIKQGLSIDEDSVSKIALATSHGSLMGARGNSGVILSQLFRGFANGLNGNDTVDTKIIANALKQAADTAYKAVMKPTEGTILTVARECGDYALSICKEEKDILAFLKKIIDKGSIVLDKTPEMLPVLKQAGVVDAGGKGFIYVLTGAYNALSGVVEVEVKPQESKAESKNILQREYIDTDDIKFAYCTEFIINTEFSDIDSFRDELSIQGDSLMVVGGEGLIKVHVHTNNPGIVLEKAVAIGELSDIKIDNMRYQHEEVLLKSELEKINEIKNIEPKKKFSFIAISVGEGIDEVFKGLNVDILVSGGQTMNPSTEDILNAIENTNSEYVFILPNNSNIILAAEQARELSSRNIIVIPTKSIPQGISALLAFDETKSDEENVCKMKEAISNVKTGQVTYAVRDTEFNNNKIEKDDIIGISEGDIVSNGKEINEVAMKLLEDMIDEDTSLITIIYGSDLAEDLANDLENHLSKEYTDIDIEVVFGGQPLYYYIFSVE, encoded by the coding sequence TTGAAAATAGAGATTCTAGATGGAGCAATGCTGAAAAAGGCACTTATTGGTGCAGCAAAGTTCCTAGAGGATAATAAAGAGGAGGTAAACTCCTTAAATGTTTTTCCTGTTCCTGATGGAGATACAGGTACAAACATGTCACTTACAGTGAATTCTGCTATTAAACAAGGCCTTAGTATTGATGAGGATAGTGTTTCGAAAATTGCATTAGCCACATCCCATGGTTCACTAATGGGGGCAAGGGGAAACTCAGGAGTTATATTATCACAATTATTTAGAGGGTTTGCCAATGGCTTAAATGGTAATGACACTGTAGACACTAAGATTATTGCAAATGCGCTGAAACAGGCAGCTGATACTGCATATAAGGCTGTTATGAAACCAACAGAAGGAACAATACTAACTGTAGCTAGAGAATGTGGTGACTATGCATTATCTATTTGTAAAGAAGAAAAAGATATTTTAGCATTTCTAAAAAAGATAATTGATAAAGGATCAATAGTCCTTGATAAAACTCCTGAAATGCTTCCAGTCTTAAAGCAAGCTGGAGTTGTTGATGCAGGTGGAAAAGGATTTATCTATGTGTTAACAGGAGCATATAATGCCTTATCAGGTGTAGTAGAGGTTGAAGTTAAGCCACAAGAAAGCAAGGCTGAATCTAAAAATATTCTTCAACGTGAATATATAGATACTGATGATATTAAGTTTGCATATTGTACAGAATTTATTATTAATACAGAATTTAGTGATATTGATTCTTTTAGAGATGAATTGTCAATCCAAGGGGATTCATTAATGGTAGTTGGTGGAGAAGGACTAATAAAAGTTCATGTTCATACAAATAATCCTGGTATTGTTCTTGAGAAGGCAGTTGCTATAGGGGAATTATCTGATATTAAAATTGATAATATGAGATACCAGCATGAAGAAGTACTATTAAAATCTGAGCTGGAAAAAATAAATGAGATTAAAAACATAGAACCTAAAAAGAAATTTTCATTTATAGCTATATCTGTAGGTGAAGGAATAGATGAAGTTTTCAAGGGTTTAAATGTTGATATTCTAGTATCTGGTGGGCAAACAATGAATCCTAGCACTGAGGATATACTTAATGCAATTGAAAACACCAATAGTGAATATGTTTTTATATTACCGAATAATAGCAATATAATTTTAGCAGCAGAACAAGCCAGAGAGCTAAGTTCTAGAAATATTATTGTTATTCCAACAAAATCTATTCCTCAGGGCATCTCAGCATTGTTAGCTTTTGATGAAACGAAATCTGATGAAGAAAATGTTTGTAAGATGAAAGAAGCAATTAGTAATGTAAAAACTGGTCAAGTTACCTATGCTGTTAGGGATACAGAATTCAATAATAACAAAATAGAAAAAGATGATATCATAGGTATTTCTGAGGGTGATATTGTTTCAAATGGTAAAGAAATTAATGAGGTTGCTATGAAGCTTCTAGAAGATATGATTGATGAAGATACTTCTTTGATTACAATTATATATGGAAGTGATCTAGCTGAGGATTTGGCTAATGATTTAGAAAATCATTTATCTAAGGAATATACTGATATTGATATTGAAGTAGTATTTGGTGGCCAACCGTTATATTACTATATATTTTCCGTAGAATAA
- a CDS encoding Asp23/Gls24 family envelope stress response protein, with amino-acid sequence MPAKTNTQYGIISIDDNVIATLAGISAMESYGIVGMASKNATDGLFELLKWDYLSKGIKVYSKDEKLTIDLHVILEYGVRISVVAENIIDRVKFNVENLTGMKIDKINVHVQGIRVEK; translated from the coding sequence ATGCCAGCCAAAACCAATACTCAGTATGGAATAATTAGCATAGATGACAATGTCATAGCTACTCTTGCAGGTATATCTGCTATGGAATCTTATGGTATAGTGGGTATGGCTTCTAAAAATGCGACAGACGGTTTATTTGAGCTTTTAAAATGGGATTATTTGTCTAAAGGCATAAAAGTGTATTCAAAGGATGAAAAATTAACTATTGATCTACATGTTATATTGGAATATGGAGTGAGAATCTCTGTAGTTGCTGAAAATATAATTGATAGGGTTAAGTTTAATGTGGAAAATTTAACTGGTATGAAAATAGACAAAATAAATGTACATGTACAAGGAATTAGAGTTGAAAAGTAG
- the rpmB gene encoding 50S ribosomal protein L28 has product MAKVCEVCGKGKVFGNKVTFSNKKSSRSWSPNIRTVRAVVKGATKRVNVCTRCLRSGYVERAL; this is encoded by the coding sequence ATGGCGAAGGTTTGTGAAGTATGTGGAAAGGGAAAAGTATTTGGTAACAAAGTTACTTTCTCAAATAAAAAGAGTTCAAGAAGCTGGTCCCCTAACATTAGAACAGTTAGAGCTGTCGTTAAAGGCGCAACAAAAAGAGTAAATGTATGTACTAGATGTTTAAGATCTGGGTATGTTGAAAGAGCATTATAG
- a CDS encoding thiamine diphosphokinase translates to MKGLIISSGTITDYSRLEGLLKDSDFVICADGGMNHLVNVNAVPNLVIGDLDSINKEALDFIKYNNIPIEKYSTVKDTTDTGLALEYLIEGKFNEITMIGVTGTRQDHTTANIFLLDYLNNKGIKGKIVDDNNIIYLIDDYIELDYVVDCFVSVIPITDGGITVSLSGFYYNLNNTEIEFGSTYGISNRVIDKKGRISIHKGKALIFISKD, encoded by the coding sequence ATGAAAGGTTTAATTATTTCCAGTGGGACTATTACAGATTATAGTAGATTGGAAGGGCTACTAAAGGACTCTGATTTTGTTATATGTGCAGATGGTGGAATGAATCACCTAGTTAATGTGAATGCAGTACCCAACCTAGTAATAGGTGATTTAGATTCTATTAACAAGGAAGCATTAGATTTCATTAAATATAACAATATACCCATAGAAAAGTATTCTACTGTTAAAGATACTACTGATACTGGGTTAGCATTGGAGTACTTAATTGAAGGAAAGTTTAATGAAATTACTATGATTGGTGTAACTGGTACGAGGCAGGATCATACAACGGCTAATATATTTTTGTTAGATTACTTGAATAACAAAGGGATTAAGGGAAAAATTGTAGATGATAATAATATTATATATTTAATAGATGATTATATAGAATTAGATTATGTAGTAGACTGTTTTGTATCTGTAATTCCTATTACAGATGGAGGGATTACTGTATCACTATCTGGTTTTTACTATAATTTAAATAATACTGAAATAGAATTTGGTTCAACTTATGGTATTAGCAATAGAGTAATTGACAAGAAAGGTAGAATTAGTATTCATAAAGGAAAAGCCTTAATATTTATATCAAAAGATTAA